The proteins below are encoded in one region of Saccharomyces kudriavzevii IFO 1802 strain IFO1802 genome assembly, chromosome: 5:
- the AFG1 gene encoding Afg1p (similar to Saccharomyces cerevisiae AFG1 (YEL052W); ancestral locus Anc_5.520) → MITLKPNAVRTFRQVQRCSTRFCRYQSTNVKKSVTPLQEYDKLVKLGKLRDDAYQRGIISSLGDLYDSLLRYVPPIVKTPSAVDQVGGWLNGLKSVFSRGRSRNAGAYVDVSKIGDSIPRGIYLYGDVGCGKTMLMDLFYTTVPKHLTKKRIHFHQFMQYVHKRSHEIVKEQNLKELGDAKGREIDTVPFLAAEIAKSSHVLCFDEFQVTDVADAMILRRLMTALLSDDYGVVLFATSNRQPDELYINGVQRQSFIPCIELIKHRTNVIFLNSPTDYRKIPRPVSSVYYFPYNSSIKYSSKECKARRETHIKEWYIYFAQASHTDDSTDSHTVHKTFYDYPLTIWGREFKVPKCTPPRVAQFTFKQLCGEPLAAGDYLTLAKNFRSFIVTDIPYLSIYVRDEVRRFITFLDAVYDSGGKLATTGAADFTSLFVEPEQILNDFELRPATKKTERVDTDLVDEMVEKHGFSKEIAKKSHIFALDEERFAFARALSRLSQMSTTDWVTKPRY, encoded by the coding sequence TGCAGGAATATGACAAACTCGTTAAATTGGGGAAGCTACGGGACGATGCATATCAGCGCGGCATTATCTCTTCCTTGGGAGATTTGTATGATTCATTGCTAAGATATGTGCCTCCAATAGTTAAGACGCCCAGTGCTGTTGACCAAGTCGGTGGTTGGTTAAACGGCCTCAAATCTGTGTTTAGTCGTGGCAGATCTAGGAACGCTGGGGCTTATGTAGATGTATCCAAAATCGGTGATTCGATACCTCGAGGAATTTATTTATATGGAGATGTTGGTTGTGGGAAGACGATGTTAATGGATCTTTTCTATACCACAGTCCCCAAGCATTTGACAAAAAAGAGGATTCATTTCCATCAGTTTATGCAGTATGTTCATAAAAGGTCGCATGAAATAGTTAAAGAgcaaaatttgaaagaactaGGCGATGCGAAAGGTAGAGAGATTGATACGGTTCCATTTTTGGCTGCAGAGATTGCTAAAAGTTCTCATGTTCTCTGCTTCGATGAATTTCAAGTTACTGACGTGGCTGACGCAATGATACTGAGAAGGTTGATGACTGCCTTGTTATCCGATGATTATGGTGTGGTACTCTTTGCCACCTCGAATAGACAGCCTGATGAATTGTATATTAACGGAGTCCAAAGGCAATCGTTTATTCCATGTATTGAATTAATAAAGCATAGAACTAACgtaatatttttgaattcacCAACAGATTACCGTAAAATCCCAAGACCAGTATCGTCAGTCTACTACTTCCCGTATAACAGCAGCATAAAATACTCATCAAAAGAGTGTAAAGCTCGTCGAGAAACTCACATCAAAGAATGGTATATCTATTTTGCACAAGCTTCCCACACCGATGACTCGACTGATTCTCACACAGTGCATAAGACATTTTACGATTATCCGCTGACCATTTGGGGAAGAGAGTTTAAGGTGCCCAAATGTACACCCCCTCGAGTAGCGCAGTTCACATTCAAGCAACTATGCGGTGAGCCACTGGCTGCGGGGGACTACTTAACGTTGGCCAAGAATTTTAGATCCTTTATAGTGACTGATATTCCATATTTATCTATCTATGTCCGTGACGAAGTGAGAAGATTCATTACATTTTTAGACGCTGTTTATGACAGCGGTGGGAAACTAGCGACCACAGGTGCAGCAGACTTTACTTCATTGTTTGTGGAACCTGAACAAATATTAAATGACTTTGAACTACGCCCAGCAACAAAGAAAACCGAAAGAGTTGACACTGATTTGGTAGATGAGATGGTCGAAAAACATGGGTTCTCAAAGGAGATCGCCAAGAAATCTCACATATTTGCCCTCGATGAAGAAAGGTTTGCCTTTGCTCGTGCTCTGAGTAGATTATCACAGATGAGCACGACCGATTGGGTTACCAAGCCCAGATATTGA
- the TCA17 gene encoding Tca17p (similar to Saccharomyces cerevisiae TCA17 (YEL048C); ancestral locus Anc_1.491), which yields MSLVPCFISLIDAFNKPILIYVPRKAENEVNDVLKYNVLSNISLDYFESSLIKWTSLDSKPSLKSIFQLEGISVFGMLIKQTGLKIVIGFEQTILNGGDDELKTIDQIFETVRRIYVRVKCNPLLTDGDEVTAVKSLERKFDEIFISADVEL from the coding sequence ATGAGCTTAGTACCTTGCTTTATATCATTGATAGATGCATTCAATAAACCTATATTGATTTACGTCCCCCGTAAGGCCGAAAATGAGGTTAATGATGTTCTCAAATATAATGTGCTTTCGAATATATCATTGGACTACTTTGAAAGTTCTCTGATTAAGTGGACTTCCTTGGATTCTAAACCCTCGTTGAAGTCGATTTTCCAATTGGAAGGCATCTCTGTCTTTGGTATGTTAATCAAGCAGACAGGGTTGAAGATCGTCATTGGATTTGAACAAACTATTTTGAATGGAGGCGATGATGAACTAAAAACGATCGACCAAATTTTCGAAACCGTAAGAAGAATATACGTACGGGTTAAGTGTAATCCTCTACTCACTGATGGTGACGAAGTTACTGCGGTGAAAagtttggaaagaaaatttgatgagATATTTATTTCAGCGGATGTTGAGTTATGA
- the VMA8 gene encoding H(+)-transporting V1 sector ATPase subunit D (similar to Saccharomyces cerevisiae VMA8 (YEL051W); ancestral locus Anc_5.518) — translation MSGNREQVFPTRMTLGLMKTKLKGANQGYSLLKRKSEALTKRFRDITKRIDDAKQKMGRVMQTAAFSLAEVSYATGENIGYQVQESVSTARFKVRARQENVSGVYLSQFESYIDPEINDFRLTGLGRGGQQVQRAKEIYSRAVETLVELASLQTAFIILDEVIKVTNRRVNAIEHVIIPRTENTIAYINSELDELDREEFYRLKKVQEKKQNETAKLDAEMRLKRDKAEEDNSESFGADEEPQGETLVADQEDDVIF, via the coding sequence ATGTCAGGTAATAGAGAACAAGTCTTTCCCACGCGTATGACGCTGGGTTTGATGAAGACCAAGTTGAAAGGTGCCAACCAAGGTTATTCTTTGCTAAAACGTAAGTCTGAAGCCCTAACAAAGAGATTCAGGGACATTACCAAAAGAATTGATGATGCCAAGCAAAAAATGGGGAGGGTTATGCAAACTGCTGCGTTCTCCTTGGCCGAAGTTTCGTACGCAACAGGTGAGAACATTGGATATCAAGTCCAAGAAAGTGTTTCTACTGCTAGATTTAAGGTGAGAGCACgtcaagaaaatgttaGTGGTGTTTACTTGTCTCAGTTTGAATCTTACATTGATCCTGAAATTAATGATTTCAGATTAACTGGTTTGGGTAGAGGTGGTCAACAAGTTCAACGAGCAAAGGAAATTTATTCTAGAGCCGTTGAAACTTTAGTCGAATTAGCTTCTTTACAGACTGCATTCATCATCTTGGATGAAGTGATTAAAGTGACGAACAGAAGAGTCAACGCCATCGAACATGTTATTATCCCAAGAACTGAAAACACAATTGCCTACATTAACAGTGAATTGGATGAGTTGGATAGAGAAGAATTTTATAGATTGAAAAAGGTCCAggagaagaaacaaaatgaGACTGCAAAACTAGATGCTGAGATGAGATTGAAGAGAGATAAGGCAGAAGAGGACAATTCAGAGAGTTTTGGCGCTGATGAGGAGCCTCAAGGTGAGACACTAGTTGCTGATCAAGAAGACGATGTTATATTCTGA
- the PAU2 gene encoding seripauperin PAU2 (similar to Saccharomyces cerevisiae PAU2 (YEL049W)) → MVKVISIAAGVAALAAGASATTTLAQSDEQVNLVELGVYVSDIRAHLAEYYSFQAVHPTETYPVEIAEAVFNYGDFTTMLTGISPDQVTRMITGVPWYSSRLRPAISSALSADGIYTIAN, encoded by the coding sequence atggtcaaaGTAATCTCaatcgctgctggtgtcgcTGCTCTTGCTGCCGGTGCCTCCGCTACCACCACCCTAGCTCAATCCGACGAACAagtcaacttggttgaattgggtgTCTACGTCTCTGACATCAGAGCTCATTTGGCTGAATATTACTCTTTCCAAGCCGTTCACCCAACTGAAACATACCCAGTTGAAATTGCTGAAGCTGTTTTCAACTACGGTGATTTCACCACGATGTTGACCGGTATTTCCCCAGACCAAGTCACCAGAATGATTACTGGTGTCCCATGGTACTCTAGCAGATTGAGACCAGCCATCTCCAGCGCTCTATCCGCAGATGGTATTTACACCATCGCAAACTAG
- the RML2 gene encoding mitochondrial 54S ribosomal protein uL2m (similar to Saccharomyces cerevisiae RML2 (YEL050C); ancestral locus Anc_5.516) — MLVLGSLRSVLWSSSSASLIGRRSPCYPYGVLYRGFSQTVRSWQDSVPKDDSNLNLTPRLLKIVPNDTDIVTLERQDELIKRRRKLAKEVTQMKRLKPVSPGLRWYRSPIYPYLFKGRPVRALTVVRKKHGGRNNSGKITVRHHGGGHKNRTRLIDFNRWEGGSQTVQRIEYDPGRSSHIALLKHNNTGELSYIIACDGLRPGDVVESYRKGIPQSLLDEMGGKVDPAILSVKTTQRGNCLPISMIPIGTIVHNVGITPVGPGKFCRSAGTYARVLAKLPEKKKATVRLQSGEHRYVSLEAIATVGVVSNIDHQNRSLGKAGRSRWLGIRPTVRGVAMNKCDHPHGGGRGKSKSNKLSMSPWGQLAKGYKTRRGKNQNRMKVKDRPRGKDARL, encoded by the coding sequence ATGTTGGTACTAGGGTCTCTTAGATCGGTGCTGTGGTCCAGTTCCTCAGCATCGCTTATTGGTAGGAGGAGCCCTTGTTATCCATATGGTGTCCTATACCGAGGTTTTTCCCAAACCGTTAGATCTTGGCAAGACAGTGTGCCTAAAGATGACTCCAACTTGAATCTCACCCCACGACTATTAAAGATTGTTCCCAATGATACCGATATTGTGACCCTTGAGAGGCAGGATGAATTGATCAAAAGACGTCGTAAACTTGCGAAAGAGGTCACTCAAATGAAAAGACTGAAACCGGTTTCTCCTGGTTTAAGATGGTACCGTTCCCCCATTTATCCATACTTGTTTAAAGGTCGTCCTGTGCGAGCTTTAACCGTTGTTAGAAAGAAGCATGGTGGTAGAAATAATTCAGGGAAAATTACTGTCCGCCATCATGGTGGTGGACATAAAAATCGAACGAGGCTGATAGATTTCAACAGATGGGAAGGTGGATCTCAAACGGTGCAAAGAATTGAATACGATCCGGGAAGATCGTCACATATTGCTTTGTTGAAGCATAATAACACCGGGGAATTGTCATATATCATTGCTTGTGATGGATTACGTCCAGGTGATGTAGTCGAATCCTACAGAAAAGGCATTCCTCAAAGTCTGTTGGATGAAATGGGTGGGAAAGTAGATCCCGCTATCCTGAGTGTTAAAACTACTCAAAGAGGCAACTGTTTACCCATTTCCATGATTCCTATAGGTACTATTGTTCATAACGTCGGTATAACTCCAGTTGGACCTGGTAAATTCTGCCGTTCTGCTGGTACTTATGCTAGAGTTCTTGCGAAATTAcctgagaaaaagaaggccACCGTCAGATTACAAAGTGGTGAGCATCGGTATGTATCTCTAGAGGCTATTGCTACCGTTGGTGTGGTCTCGAACATTGACCATCAAAACAGATCTCTTGGTAAAGCTGGCAGATCAAGATGGCTAGGAATAAGACCCACTGTTAGAGGTGTTGCCATGAACAAGTGCGACCATCCTCATGGTGGTGGTCGTGGTAAATCCAAGTCCAATAAATTGTCTATGTCCCCATGGGGACAACTGGCAAAGGGTTATAAGACCAGAAGGggcaaaaatcaaaatagAATGAAAGTAAAAGACAGACCAAGAGGAAAGGATGCAAGATTATAA
- the FRD1 gene encoding fumarate reductase (similar to Saccharomyces cerevisiae YEL047C and OSM1 (YJR051W); ancestral locus Anc_1.490) has translation MSSSSSPVVVIGTGLAGLATANELVNKYNIPVTILEKASSIGGNSIKASSGINGACTETQRHFHIEDSPRLFEDDTVKSAKGKGVEELMGKLANDSPLAIEWLKNEFDLKLDLLAQLGGHSVARTHRSSGKLPPGFEIVSALSNNLKKLAETKPELVKINLDSKVVDIHEKDGSISAIVYKDKDGETHTLNASNVVFCSGGFGFSKEMLEQYAPELVDLPTTNGQQTTGDGQKLLKKLGADLIDMDQVQVHPTGFIDPNDRDSSWKFLAAESLRGLGGILLNPTTGQRFVNELTTRDVVTEAIQKHCPQDGNRSLLVMSEKMYKDLKNNLDFYMFKKLVQKLPLSQVVSEYNLPITAAQLCQELQTYSSFTTKADPLGRSVILNEFGTDVTPETVVFIGEVTPVVHFTMGGARINVKAQVIGKNDEPLLKGLYAAGEVSGGVHGANRLGGSSLLECVVFGRTAAESIANRS, from the coding sequence atgtcttcttcttcttctcctgttgttgttatcgGTACCGGCTTGGCTGGGTTAGCTACTGCCAATGAACTAGTTAATAAATACAACATTCCAGTAACCATCCTCGAAAAGGCCTCCTCCATCGGTGGGAACTCCATCAAGGCCTCCAGTGGTATTAACGGTGCCTGCACGGAGACGCAACGCCACTTCCACATCGAGGACTCGCCACGCCTCTTCGAAGACGACACCGTCAAGTCTGCTAAGGGGAAAGGTGTCGAAGAATTAATGGGCAAGTTGGCTAATGATTCTCCCTTGGCCATTGAATGGCTGAAAAACGAATTCGACTTGAAGTTGGATCTCTTGGCCCAATTGGGTGGCCATTCCGTGGCAAGAACTCATAGATCATCGGGAAAGCTACCTCCAGGGTTCGAAATTGTTTCCGCCTTGTCcaacaatttgaaaaagctgGCCGAGACTAAGCCTGAGTTGGTCAAGATCAATTTAGACAGTAAAGTCGTGGACATCCATGAAAAGGATGGCTCCATTTCTGCTATAGTGTACAAGGACAAGGATGGTGAAACGCACACACTAAATGCCTCCAATGTTGTTTTCTGTTCTGGAGGGTTTGGCTTTTCTAAGGAAATGCTCGAGCAATATGCGCCCGAGCTGGTAGACTTGCCAACAACAAATGGCCAACAAACCACTGGGGATGGTCAAAAACTcctaaaaaaattgggcGCTGATTTGATTGACATGGACCAAGTCCAAGTTCACCCAACCGGGTTCATCGATCCTAATGATCGTGACTCGAGCTGGAAATTCTTGGCTGCTGAATCTCTTAGAGGTCTCGGTGGTATCCTATTGAATCCTACCACCGGCCAAAGGTTCGTCAACGAGTTGACTACAAGGGACGTCGTCACTGAAGCCATCCAAAAGCATTGCCCTCAAGACGGTAACAGATCACTCTTGGTCATGAGCGAAAAAATGTACAAAGActtgaagaacaatttgGACTTTTACATGTTCAAGAAACTAGTACAGAAATTGCCATTATCTCAAGTTGTTTCTGAATACAATTTGCCAATCACTGCCGCGCAATTATGCCAAGAATTACAAACCTACTCTTCGTTCACCACCAAAGCCGATCCCCTAGGGCGTAGCGTTATTCTCAATGAGTTTGGTACAGATGTTACCCCAGAAACCGTGGTGTTCATTGGTGAAGTAACGCCAGTGGTTCATTTCACCATGGGTGGTGCTAGAATCAACGTCAAGGCGCAGGTCATTGGCAAGAACGACGAACCGCTACTAAAAGGGTTGTACGCAGCTGGTGAAGTTTCTGGTGGTGTTCATGGTGCCAATAGACTGGGCGGGTCAAGTTTGTTGGAGTGTGTTGTCTTCGGTAGAACTGCTGCAGAATCTATTGCCAACAGATCGTAA